A window from Opitutia bacterium ISCC 52 encodes these proteins:
- the lpxK gene encoding tetraacyldisaccharide 4'-kinase, with protein sequence MLKRLTTRVNQSLERFALFAEDVIMDRRTGRDVALFAAFLRAWSYIFSGAVQLRLWLYEKRIFRTRHLGCLVVVVGNLTVGGTGKTPVVEKFARSLAAKGRKVAILSRGYKSKKVPLYKRLFRQLTHKGDPPPKVVSDGERVLLDSEEAGDEPFMLASNLPGVMVFVDKNRVNAGSYAIRKYGVDTLILDDGFQYLPLKGRLNLLLVDKTNPFGNRRMLPRGILREPVKHLKRASYVFITKSDGISDPVLEDTIRQHNPEADIIECAHRPQYLQHLDTGEKRPLSDLEGKRIGAFSAIADHFSFERFLREFGANVLYSRRFLDHHRFTDSELKHLFDQAGKEKLDFMVTTEKDAVRISKDFPKTIPLYYLRLEIDILSGDKDFEKAVDRICFPENKTELPFQANGDGNA encoded by the coding sequence ATGCTGAAACGCTTGACCACGCGTGTGAATCAATCTTTGGAACGCTTTGCGCTGTTCGCCGAAGATGTGATCATGGATCGACGCACGGGCCGGGACGTAGCGTTGTTCGCAGCATTTCTTCGAGCCTGGTCTTATATATTTTCTGGCGCCGTGCAGTTGCGGCTCTGGCTATACGAGAAGCGCATCTTCCGAACTCGGCACCTGGGGTGTCTGGTGGTCGTAGTGGGCAATTTAACGGTGGGTGGAACCGGTAAAACTCCAGTGGTCGAGAAATTCGCGCGTTCTTTGGCTGCGAAAGGTCGGAAAGTGGCCATTTTAAGCCGAGGTTATAAAAGTAAGAAAGTTCCTCTCTACAAGCGGTTGTTCAGGCAACTGACTCACAAAGGTGATCCTCCTCCGAAAGTAGTTTCTGACGGAGAGAGAGTCCTCCTGGACTCAGAGGAAGCTGGTGATGAGCCCTTTATGCTGGCGAGTAATCTGCCTGGAGTAATGGTCTTCGTAGACAAGAATCGAGTGAATGCCGGTTCCTATGCGATTCGCAAATACGGAGTCGACACCCTTATTCTAGATGATGGATTTCAATATCTGCCTCTCAAAGGACGCTTGAATCTCTTGCTTGTCGATAAAACCAATCCATTTGGCAACCGCCGAATGCTTCCCCGTGGGATACTTCGAGAGCCTGTGAAGCACCTCAAGCGGGCATCCTATGTATTTATCACCAAATCCGATGGGATATCAGATCCGGTCCTGGAAGATACCATTCGGCAGCACAACCCCGAGGCCGACATTATTGAGTGTGCCCACCGTCCTCAGTATTTGCAGCATCTGGATACAGGTGAAAAAAGGCCACTCAGTGACTTGGAGGGAAAGCGAATTGGGGCCTTCAGCGCGATTGCTGACCATTTTAGTTTTGAGCGATTTCTTCGGGAATTTGGGGCGAACGTTCTTTATTCTAGAAGGTTTCTCGATCACCATCGGTTTACTGACTCCGAGCTAAAGCATCTCTTTGATCAGGCTGGGAAAGAGAAACTGGATTTCATGGTGACGACTGAGAAAGATGCCGTTCGCATCTCCAAGGATTTTCCTAAAACCATTCCTTTATATTATCTGCGATTAGAAATTGATATACTGTCCGGAGACAAAGATTTCGAAAAGGCGGTTGATCGCATCTGCTTTCCAGAAAACAAAACTGAACTTCCTTTTCAGGCCAATGGTGATGGAAACGCTTAG
- a CDS encoding alanine--glyoxylate aminotransferase family protein, with translation MGTPMIGHRSPEFVELYQSIQPDLQKLLYTEDPVFISTSSAWGVMEGSLRNVVKKGVLNCMSGAFSDKWFDVSKRCGKHAKALQYDWGVAIKPEDIRRELSTGEFDAITLIHNETSTGTMNPLEEIMEVLREFPDVISIVDTVSSFTVFPIEKDELGVDVILTGSQKALALPPGMALLSVSERALDRAKELDDRGYYFDFHEFKKNHDKGMTPSTPVISHIYALKQQLAQINAEGLENRYQRHRDLNGMVHKWLNEKGLKLFAEEGYASVSLSCVANDGSLDIPAMSTYLRENCNAQMDQGYGKIKGKTFRINNMGNETEDSIREYLGMLDRAIEATGNL, from the coding sequence ATGGGCACGCCCATGATCGGGCACCGAAGCCCAGAGTTCGTAGAGCTCTATCAGTCGATTCAACCCGACTTGCAGAAGCTATTATATACAGAAGATCCGGTATTCATCAGTACCAGTAGCGCCTGGGGAGTCATGGAAGGTTCACTGCGAAATGTGGTCAAGAAAGGCGTTCTAAACTGCATGTCCGGCGCGTTCTCAGACAAATGGTTCGACGTAAGCAAACGCTGCGGGAAACACGCCAAGGCACTCCAATATGACTGGGGAGTAGCCATCAAACCGGAAGATATCCGGAGAGAATTGTCCACCGGTGAGTTTGATGCCATCACTCTGATTCACAACGAAACGTCTACCGGAACCATGAATCCACTCGAGGAGATCATGGAAGTGCTCAGGGAATTTCCAGACGTCATATCCATCGTCGACACGGTTAGCTCATTTACAGTTTTTCCCATCGAAAAGGATGAATTGGGCGTCGATGTCATCCTGACAGGTTCACAAAAAGCCCTGGCTCTCCCTCCTGGCATGGCACTTCTATCCGTAAGCGAGCGGGCACTGGATCGGGCCAAAGAGCTGGATGACCGTGGCTACTACTTTGATTTCCACGAATTTAAGAAGAATCATGATAAAGGCATGACCCCAAGTACTCCGGTAATCTCTCATATCTATGCTCTTAAACAGCAACTGGCACAAATTAACGCCGAAGGTTTGGAGAATCGCTACCAGCGCCATAGAGACCTAAATGGTATGGTCCATAAGTGGCTGAACGAAAAAGGCCTTAAGCTGTTTGCCGAAGAAGGTTATGCGTCTGTTTCACTTAGTTGTGTTGCCAACGACGGTTCCCTCGACATACCAGCTATGAGTACCTACCTGCGTGAAAATTGTAACGCACAGATGGATCAAGGCTACGGAAAGATAAAAGGAAAAACATTTAGAATTAACAACATGGGCAACGAAACGGAGGACAGCATCCGAGAATATCTGGGAATGCTAGACCGAGCCATTGAAGCCACCGGTAACCTCTAA
- a CDS encoding DNA topoisomerase III, translated as MKSLIIAEKPSVARDLATALGKVPKKGDWFENDEYVISSAVGHLVELFMPEDIDKKLKFWSLGSLPIVPDKFDLKPITRTKAKFQELKKLIARKDVDNIINACDAGREGELIFTYIVELAKSKKPTQRLWLSSMTQGAIKDAFQNLRDGASMQPLQEAARCRSESDWLIGINGTRAITKRMFGSRAGQVATVGRVQTPTLAIVMERELEIRNFKPRDYWRITANFGIAEGQYEGAYQKPEWKKGDDDQDKIDRIWDAETAEQVVEAVKQAPSAEIQEKKKRSKQIAPRLYDLTSLQREANNRFGFAAARTLSLAQALYERHKMVTYPRTDSRALPEDYLGTCNETLANLGDEYQEHAGKVLQNDWVKPNKRIFNNKQISDHFAIIPTNAPAKSLNAEEAKLYDMITRRFIAVFFPSAEFDVTTRMSIVAEHTFKTEGKVLAVPGWLAVYGKGDAAGETLPALSDADGDPANGKVVSVDLKKETTKPPARYSEATLLSAMEGAGKLVDDEELAEAMKEKGLGTPATRAQTIEHLYALKYMERDRREIIPTGKAENLLNFLAALKAEALTSPTLTGDWEHRLHQIEEGELSREEFMKAIADQTKEIVDKVKNFGEDEETSKEIDIVSPTDNEKMLENFRAYKSKDGLVTIYKVIGNRKLALEELDVLLKEKKIGPLEGFRSKAGRPFEATLTLNDEWKVKFQFDNNGEGGEDAKPLNFDELPIVGTCPVNDTPVFETENAFGCRERLEAGNSGKGFRMSKAILGQPITVDQVKKLLTEGKTDKMDKFISKRTKKPFAAFLILKKNGSVGFEFPPRPPKKKQAAKKTAEKKPEAKE; from the coding sequence ATGAAAAGCCTGATCATCGCGGAGAAACCCAGTGTAGCCCGGGACCTGGCTACAGCTCTTGGGAAAGTGCCTAAAAAAGGCGATTGGTTTGAAAACGATGAGTATGTCATCAGTTCTGCCGTCGGTCACTTGGTGGAGTTATTCATGCCAGAAGACATCGATAAAAAGCTCAAGTTCTGGAGCCTAGGCAGTCTTCCCATTGTTCCCGACAAGTTTGACCTCAAACCCATCACTCGGACCAAGGCGAAGTTTCAAGAACTCAAGAAGCTCATAGCTCGCAAGGATGTTGATAACATCATTAATGCCTGTGATGCCGGGCGCGAAGGTGAGTTGATTTTTACTTATATAGTAGAGCTGGCCAAATCGAAAAAGCCGACTCAACGCTTGTGGCTTTCTTCCATGACGCAGGGAGCGATTAAAGATGCTTTTCAAAACCTACGTGATGGAGCCTCGATGCAACCGCTTCAAGAGGCCGCACGTTGCCGAAGTGAATCTGACTGGCTGATTGGAATCAATGGCACCCGCGCAATTACCAAGCGTATGTTTGGATCCCGTGCCGGGCAAGTGGCCACCGTAGGTCGAGTGCAGACTCCTACCTTGGCGATTGTCATGGAGCGGGAGTTGGAAATTCGGAATTTCAAGCCACGAGACTACTGGAGAATCACTGCAAACTTTGGGATCGCCGAAGGTCAGTACGAAGGTGCTTACCAAAAGCCTGAATGGAAAAAAGGTGATGACGACCAAGACAAGATCGATCGCATCTGGGACGCAGAAACGGCTGAGCAAGTTGTAGAAGCAGTCAAACAAGCCCCTAGCGCTGAAATCCAGGAAAAGAAAAAGCGCTCGAAGCAGATTGCCCCCCGGCTCTACGACCTGACTTCACTCCAGCGGGAAGCGAATAATCGATTTGGTTTCGCAGCGGCCCGAACCCTCTCACTGGCTCAAGCTCTCTACGAAAGGCACAAGATGGTCACCTATCCGAGAACAGATTCTCGGGCATTACCAGAAGACTACTTGGGTACCTGCAATGAAACGCTAGCCAATCTCGGTGACGAATATCAGGAGCACGCCGGCAAAGTTTTGCAGAACGATTGGGTTAAGCCCAACAAACGTATCTTTAATAATAAGCAGATCAGCGATCACTTTGCGATCATCCCAACCAACGCGCCTGCGAAAAGCCTGAATGCGGAGGAAGCGAAGCTGTATGATATGATTACACGTCGCTTCATCGCCGTGTTTTTTCCATCTGCTGAATTCGACGTAACCACCCGTATGTCGATCGTAGCGGAACACACCTTCAAAACTGAAGGTAAGGTTCTGGCAGTTCCTGGATGGTTAGCCGTATACGGTAAAGGAGATGCAGCGGGAGAAACATTACCTGCCTTAAGTGATGCAGATGGCGATCCAGCGAATGGAAAAGTGGTTTCTGTAGATCTTAAAAAAGAAACGACCAAACCACCGGCGCGCTATTCGGAAGCCACCTTGCTTTCCGCAATGGAAGGTGCCGGTAAACTGGTTGATGACGAGGAATTGGCTGAGGCCATGAAGGAAAAAGGCCTGGGCACACCCGCTACCCGAGCGCAGACGATTGAGCACCTCTACGCGCTCAAATACATGGAACGTGATCGCCGAGAGATCATACCCACCGGTAAGGCCGAGAACCTGTTGAACTTTCTTGCCGCTCTGAAAGCTGAAGCTTTAACCAGCCCAACCCTCACAGGCGATTGGGAGCACAGGCTCCACCAAATCGAAGAAGGTGAGCTTTCCAGAGAAGAGTTCATGAAAGCCATCGCCGACCAAACCAAGGAGATCGTCGACAAGGTGAAAAACTTTGGAGAAGACGAAGAGACTTCCAAAGAAATCGACATCGTCAGCCCCACTGACAACGAGAAGATGCTCGAAAACTTCCGTGCCTACAAATCGAAGGACGGATTGGTTACGATCTACAAAGTTATCGGCAATAGAAAGCTAGCGTTGGAAGAACTGGACGTTCTTCTGAAGGAGAAAAAGATTGGCCCGCTTGAAGGCTTCCGATCAAAAGCGGGACGCCCCTTTGAAGCCACATTAACACTCAATGACGAGTGGAAGGTGAAATTCCAATTCGATAACAATGGAGAAGGTGGCGAGGATGCCAAACCTCTCAATTTCGATGAACTTCCAATTGTGGGCACTTGTCCTGTAAACGATACACCTGTTTTCGAAACGGAAAATGCCTTCGGCTGCCGCGAACGATTGGAAGCTGGCAACAGCGGAAAGGGCTTTCGGATGAGTAAGGCGATTCTCGGACAGCCCATTACCGTTGATCAGGTCAAAAAGCTGCTGACAGAAGGTAAGACTGACAAAATGGATAAGTTTATTTCCAAGAGAACCAAGAAGCCTTTTGCAGCGTTTTTAATTCTAAAAAAGAATGGTTCTGTCGGATTCGAATTTCCACCGAGACCCCCCAAGAAGAAACAAGCAGCTAAAAAGACCGCAGAAAAGAAACCGGAAGCAAAAGAATAA
- the fbaA gene encoding class II fructose-bisphosphate aldolase, translating into MPIATPKQFAAMLDAAQEGSYAYPAINCTSIITLNAAMKAFADTKSDGIIQFSTGAGQFASGLNNKNSAYGTIVLAEAAHALAEQYDVLIALNTDHCQPGAAADFLKPLIEATAKRRAKGENNLFQNHMLDASILPLEENMAISQEYLKLCAENEIILEVEAGVVGGEEDGAAGTEDMPDDLLYTTPEDMVAVHEALSGLGRFTFAATFGNVHGHYKPGAVKLRPQILKDGQAAVTEKYGSDAEFDLVFHGGSGSLLSEIRETLDYGVVKMNVDTDTQYAFTRPIADHMLKNYDGVVKVDGEIGNKKVYDPRSYLKAGEQAMADRIAVAVTDLLSDGKTLFGQV; encoded by the coding sequence ATGCCCATAGCTACACCTAAACAATTCGCAGCCATGCTGGATGCCGCCCAAGAAGGCAGCTACGCATACCCAGCGATTAACTGTACTTCCATTATCACTTTGAACGCGGCCATGAAGGCCTTCGCCGACACAAAATCGGATGGTATCATCCAATTCTCTACCGGCGCTGGTCAATTTGCCTCTGGTCTCAACAACAAGAATTCCGCTTACGGAACGATCGTTCTAGCCGAAGCAGCGCATGCTCTTGCTGAGCAGTACGACGTTCTCATCGCTCTGAACACCGACCACTGTCAGCCAGGCGCTGCAGCGGACTTCCTAAAACCATTGATTGAAGCGACTGCAAAGCGTCGCGCTAAGGGAGAAAACAATCTCTTCCAAAACCACATGCTCGATGCCTCCATTCTGCCGCTGGAAGAGAATATGGCAATTTCCCAAGAGTACCTGAAGCTTTGTGCTGAGAATGAAATCATTCTCGAAGTAGAAGCAGGTGTAGTCGGTGGAGAAGAAGATGGCGCTGCAGGCACGGAAGACATGCCAGATGATCTTCTTTACACGACTCCAGAAGATATGGTCGCTGTTCATGAAGCGCTGAGCGGTCTTGGTCGTTTCACCTTTGCAGCTACTTTCGGTAACGTGCATGGACACTACAAACCAGGCGCTGTTAAACTCCGCCCACAAATCCTTAAAGACGGTCAAGCCGCTGTAACCGAGAAATACGGTTCAGATGCAGAGTTCGACCTGGTCTTTCACGGTGGTTCCGGCTCTCTCCTCTCTGAGATTCGTGAGACACTGGACTACGGCGTAGTTAAAATGAATGTCGATACCGACACTCAATATGCATTCACTCGTCCGATCGCAGATCACATGCTGAAGAACTACGATGGTGTAGTTAAAGTAGATGGTGAGATAGGAAACAAAAAGGTATATGACCCACGTTCCTACCTCAAGGCAGGTGAACAAGCTATGGCTGATCGTATTGCTGTTGCAGTAACGGATTTGCTTTCTGACGGAAAGACTCTGTTCGGCCAAGTTTAA
- a CDS encoding ABC transporter ATP-binding protein, translated as MPTPETILSVTDLTIERDKAILDHVNWIIERGQNWVILGPNGSGKTSLLKTLVGYFPPTSGKISVLGKTFGRSNWNDLRLRIGLVSSSLQQRIEENEPAIDVVVSGKYAQINYWGRMFKKDKERARTYMKLLGCENLEGKTWITCSQGEKQRLLIARSMMAKLEILILDEPCAGLDPVSREHFLETVYGLAKSRPDLPIILVTHHVEEITPAFTHALLLSHGQVVSQGRLKKSLTSKNLSTAFSAPLRLRKSSNRYQLKIEKT; from the coding sequence ATGCCTACTCCGGAGACCATTTTGTCTGTGACAGACTTAACCATTGAGCGCGACAAAGCGATTCTGGACCATGTAAACTGGATCATTGAACGTGGACAGAATTGGGTAATCCTAGGTCCTAATGGCTCCGGAAAAACCTCTCTTTTAAAAACCCTGGTTGGATATTTTCCTCCCACGAGTGGCAAAATTTCTGTCTTAGGCAAAACCTTCGGGCGCAGTAATTGGAACGACCTTCGATTGAGAATTGGTCTTGTGTCGAGTTCTCTACAGCAGCGAATTGAAGAAAATGAGCCAGCTATCGACGTGGTCGTTTCGGGTAAATACGCCCAGATCAATTACTGGGGTCGTATGTTCAAAAAGGACAAAGAACGGGCTCGCACCTATATGAAGTTACTAGGCTGCGAAAACCTGGAAGGAAAAACCTGGATTACGTGTTCCCAAGGAGAAAAGCAGCGATTGCTCATCGCCCGATCCATGATGGCAAAACTAGAAATCCTCATTCTGGATGAACCCTGCGCTGGGTTGGACCCAGTCTCACGAGAGCACTTTCTTGAGACAGTATATGGCCTAGCTAAAAGCCGGCCCGACCTCCCTATCATTTTAGTGACTCACCATGTTGAAGAAATCACGCCAGCATTTACTCATGCGCTTCTATTAAGTCATGGCCAAGTGGTAAGCCAGGGAAGACTGAAAAAATCACTGACATCAAAGAATCTATCTACTGCCTTCTCAGCTCCTCTGCGTCTTCGAAAATCTTCGAACCGCTACCAGCTAAAGATAGAAAAAACGTAA
- the tadA gene encoding Flp pilus assembly complex ATPase component TadA: MTPNLPKGDSDSQDDGAIVQFVHLIIKEALKRGASDIHLEPMEKSFRIRFRVDGVLQETESPPKRLQPAIISRIKLMSQMNIAERRLPQDGRIQLDLQDRLLDFRVSSIPSAHGETIVMRVLEKESLQLGLGELGFWEYDQEQIEKLISNPDGIVLVTGPTGSGKSTTLYSCLNYLNKPDRKIITVEDPVEYQISGINQAQARSEIGMTFSAGLRAMLRQAPYIIMVGEIRDLEAVEIAINASLTGHLVFSTLHTNDAPSAVSRLRDLGVEPFLISSSVRAIMAQRLVRRVCAEFSEPVSLSDLDLSVIKSDLDAEQKHDWRAGTGCPACNGTGYRGRIGIFEIMNITPEMESLIYSRVRDGDPISKPLIHAKQIPDILCSLVEVGEETGTVPEMLNQVADDYEDELDTTISGLTSILEPFMIVFLAIVVGFIVIALLLPLIGIFEQLGT, from the coding sequence ATGACTCCGAACCTACCCAAAGGGGATTCCGACAGCCAAGATGACGGTGCAATCGTTCAATTTGTCCATTTGATTATCAAAGAAGCGTTAAAACGGGGTGCCTCCGACATTCACCTTGAGCCAATGGAAAAAAGCTTTCGAATTCGTTTTAGGGTTGATGGTGTGCTTCAGGAGACTGAAAGCCCCCCGAAGCGCCTCCAACCTGCTATTATCTCCCGAATCAAACTGATGTCCCAAATGAACATTGCGGAAAGAAGGCTGCCCCAAGACGGGCGCATCCAGCTGGACTTGCAAGACCGGCTGCTAGACTTCCGTGTGTCCTCTATTCCCAGTGCCCACGGCGAGACCATCGTTATGCGTGTGCTCGAAAAAGAAAGCCTGCAGCTGGGCCTCGGAGAACTCGGATTCTGGGAGTACGACCAGGAACAGATAGAGAAACTTATTTCCAATCCGGATGGCATTGTTTTGGTCACAGGACCAACCGGTTCCGGCAAATCGACCACTTTGTATTCTTGTCTCAACTATTTAAATAAGCCTGATCGCAAAATAATCACTGTCGAAGATCCTGTTGAGTATCAAATCTCTGGGATAAACCAAGCTCAGGCTCGCAGCGAAATCGGTATGACATTTTCAGCTGGCCTAAGAGCTATGCTTCGTCAGGCACCCTACATAATCATGGTGGGTGAGATTCGAGATCTGGAAGCGGTTGAAATTGCAATCAATGCATCCTTAACCGGGCATCTCGTTTTTAGCACCCTTCACACCAATGATGCTCCCAGTGCAGTATCGCGTCTTCGTGATCTAGGTGTTGAGCCATTTTTAATTTCAAGTTCTGTCCGTGCGATCATGGCGCAGCGTCTGGTGCGCCGTGTGTGTGCCGAATTCAGTGAGCCTGTTTCTCTGAGCGACCTGGATCTTTCTGTCATAAAAAGTGATTTGGATGCGGAGCAGAAACATGACTGGCGTGCAGGAACCGGCTGCCCAGCTTGCAACGGTACTGGCTATCGAGGTCGGATCGGAATCTTTGAAATCATGAATATAACTCCTGAAATGGAATCCCTAATCTACTCTCGTGTCAGGGATGGAGACCCAATCTCCAAGCCGCTGATACATGCCAAGCAAATTCCTGACATACTGTGTAGCTTGGTTGAGGTGGGCGAAGAAACCGGAACGGTTCCTGAAATGTTGAATCAGGTGGCCGACGATTATGAAGATGAACTCGATACAACTATATCGGGACTTACTTCCATACTGGAGCCTTTCATGATCGTATTTTTGGCCATCGTAGTCGGGTTTATTGTCATCGCCTTGTTGCTGCCCTTGATTGGGATTTTCGAGCAGCTAGGGACTTGA
- the rho gene encoding transcription termination factor Rho has protein sequence MSEDESPIQDSSQVSSDNTEKAAKPARKRAARKTARKRSPKAESSSNSNESSKAEKSEKPAKDDSFDPGNEVSFSFDPNDVSEPGQPADEKPSKEQAPVKEQNQKPQDNTNNNNNNQQGGRHQNRRQKYQKGNFKKKHGKHNHQNQPKKQAKKRHQPQKGRRKAVDSIVLPPLGNLLEDETIKSIKDLKFLADEGSGGGDPIKLNDFYKLPLLEFVTAVEEVGVTFETAPNKRMLLDLLIKYGVEHKRPILDTGLLWVTEDEGAFIVHEHNNYVPHAQDFYVPDLFIKQHGLKSGHMIDVQVLPQVGNGCGYVVDLISASGVAPEEIQHITPFEDLIPYYPTERIILETPVEDIKNQDVSMRVVDALTPIGFGQRGLIVAPPRTGKTIILQGLANSLAANNPDADLIVLLIDERPEEVTDFRRMVKGEVIASTFDEAADNHVHVSEMVIEKARRMVEMGRNVIILLDSITRLARAYNTMMPNSGKILSGGVEAGALQKPKRFFGSARNIEGGGSLTIMGTALVETGSKMDEVVFEEFKGTGNMELDLDRSLSDKRIFPAINLEKSGTRKEELLYHKDELPRIYALRRAMKGVPGTEAMEMLITRMKKTSTNIEFLMQVNR, from the coding sequence ATGTCCGAAGACGAATCTCCCATCCAAGACAGTAGCCAGGTGAGCTCAGATAATACTGAGAAAGCTGCAAAACCGGCTCGCAAACGTGCCGCCAGGAAAACGGCCCGGAAACGCAGCCCCAAGGCTGAGTCCTCCTCAAATTCTAATGAATCTTCGAAGGCGGAAAAATCTGAGAAGCCAGCTAAGGATGATTCCTTTGATCCTGGAAATGAAGTCTCCTTCTCATTTGACCCCAACGATGTAAGCGAACCGGGACAACCGGCTGATGAAAAGCCTTCGAAGGAGCAAGCACCTGTCAAAGAGCAGAACCAAAAGCCTCAGGACAATACCAATAATAATAACAATAATCAACAGGGCGGCAGGCACCAGAACCGTAGGCAAAAGTACCAGAAGGGAAATTTTAAGAAAAAGCACGGGAAGCACAACCACCAGAACCAGCCCAAGAAGCAGGCAAAGAAGAGGCATCAACCACAGAAGGGTAGAAGAAAAGCCGTTGATTCGATCGTACTGCCACCTCTCGGCAATCTTTTGGAAGATGAGACCATCAAAAGCATAAAGGATCTTAAGTTCTTAGCTGACGAAGGATCAGGTGGTGGAGATCCCATTAAGCTCAATGATTTTTATAAACTACCGCTATTGGAATTTGTAACTGCTGTTGAGGAAGTTGGCGTAACTTTTGAAACCGCGCCCAACAAGCGGATGCTCCTGGATCTTCTGATCAAGTATGGAGTGGAGCACAAACGCCCCATCTTGGATACAGGTCTTTTATGGGTAACAGAAGATGAAGGTGCTTTCATCGTTCACGAGCATAATAATTATGTTCCTCATGCCCAGGATTTCTACGTTCCAGATCTTTTTATCAAGCAACACGGATTGAAATCAGGGCATATGATAGATGTGCAGGTATTGCCCCAGGTAGGGAATGGCTGCGGCTATGTTGTGGATTTGATTTCTGCTTCTGGTGTGGCGCCTGAAGAGATTCAACACATTACACCTTTTGAAGATTTGATTCCTTATTACCCAACAGAGCGCATCATTTTGGAGACTCCTGTTGAGGATATTAAGAATCAGGATGTCTCAATGCGGGTTGTGGATGCATTGACCCCTATCGGATTTGGTCAACGTGGATTGATTGTGGCTCCACCTAGAACGGGTAAGACGATCATTCTTCAAGGGCTGGCCAATTCGTTGGCAGCCAATAATCCAGATGCGGACTTAATCGTTCTGCTCATTGATGAGCGCCCCGAAGAAGTAACTGATTTTCGTCGTATGGTAAAAGGTGAGGTCATTGCTTCAACGTTTGACGAAGCCGCTGATAATCACGTGCACGTATCTGAGATGGTTATCGAGAAAGCCCGTCGTATGGTGGAAATGGGTAGGAATGTCATTATTCTACTCGACTCAATTACTCGTCTTGCTCGTGCCTACAATACCATGATGCCCAATAGTGGTAAGATCTTATCGGGTGGTGTGGAAGCGGGTGCTTTGCAGAAGCCCAAACGGTTCTTCGGATCAGCTCGAAATATTGAAGGAGGCGGAAGTCTTACGATTATGGGTACTGCTCTGGTCGAGACCGGTAGTAAGATGGACGAAGTTGTTTTTGAAGAGTTTAAGGGAACGGGTAATATGGAGCTCGATCTGGACCGATCTCTCTCCGACAAACGCATATTCCCAGCCATTAATTTGGAAAAGAGTGGAACGAGGAAAGAGGAGCTCTTATATCATAAGGATGAGCTACCTCGCATCTATGCTCTAAGGAGAGCTATGAAGGGTGTCCCCGGCACCGAAGCTATGGAGATGCTTATCACTCGGATGAAAAAGACCTCTACCAATATTGAGTTCTTGATGCAGGTGAATCGATAG
- the coaE gene encoding dephospho-CoA kinase (Dephospho-CoA kinase (CoaE) performs the final step in coenzyme A biosynthesis.), with product MLVGLTGSFGSGKSSVLECFRELGASVVDSDVAVAEAYSKNELFRSELRNRFGNEIFDSEGKVDRKALGKRVFNNAEELQWLESALHPLVRKHRSQQMVEKPEALWIAEIPLLFEKNLEKEVERSISVVSSYSLRVSRLKNRGFSPEEVEARRQKQLPQTQKISRADFVILNDGSIEFLKRQVKRLFEQLHS from the coding sequence ATGCTTGTCGGCCTTACTGGCAGTTTTGGTAGTGGAAAATCCTCAGTGCTCGAATGTTTTAGAGAACTGGGTGCTTCGGTGGTAGATTCAGATGTCGCGGTTGCTGAGGCGTATTCGAAAAATGAGCTATTTCGGTCTGAATTGAGGAATCGATTCGGAAACGAGATCTTCGATTCTGAGGGAAAGGTGGACCGCAAGGCTTTAGGAAAAAGGGTTTTTAATAATGCCGAGGAGCTTCAATGGCTTGAATCGGCCCTTCATCCCTTGGTTCGAAAACACAGAAGCCAGCAAATGGTTGAAAAGCCTGAGGCCTTGTGGATAGCAGAAATCCCACTGTTATTTGAAAAAAACCTTGAAAAAGAGGTAGAACGTTCGATATCCGTTGTATCTAGTTATTCATTACGAGTAAGCCGACTGAAGAATCGTGGATTCAGTCCCGAAGAAGTTGAAGCTCGAAGGCAGAAACAACTTCCTCAAACCCAAAAAATCTCCCGGGCGGATTTTGTGATTCTAAATGACGGTTCTATTGAGTTCCTCAAAAGGCAAGTGAAGCGCCTGTTTGAACAGCTTCATTCTTAA